The Natrinema saccharevitans genome includes the window CGATCACATCATCTTCCTGTTTCTGGCCGGATTCATGCTGGCCAACGGGATCCAGAAGTACGACATCGACCGGCGGATCGCGCTGTATTCCATCGCCAAAATGGGCAGTTCGCCGCGGCGGCTGATCTTCGCGATCATGGTCGTGACCGCCGTGTTGTCGATGTGGGTGTCAAACACCGCGACGGCCGCGATGATGATGCCGATCGCGGTCGGCGTCCTCAGCCAGGTCCTCGATCGGGACGATCTCGCATCCTCGGACGAACGGAGCCGGGAGAGCGACGCAGCCGAAACGGTCGCCGACGGCGGGGACCTCGAGTCGACGGCCGCGTTTACCAACCTCCAGATCTCGATGCTGCTCGGGACCGCCTACGCCGCGAGCGTCGGCGGCGTCGGGACGATCATCGGGACGCCGCCGAACGCTATCCTCGTCGGCCAGCTCGACGCCATTCTGGACTACGAAGTCGGATTCGCCGACTGGTTCCTCGTCGGATTCCCGATCGTCGTCGTGACGCTGCCGCTGATCTGGTTCCTCCTGACGTACGTGCTGTACCCGCCCGAGGTGCCGGACGTCGAGCGGGCGCGAGCTACCGCCCGGGAGCAACTCGAGGCCGAAGGCGAACTCGACCCCCGCGGGAAACGGGTGGCGGCGATTTTCGCCGTGACGGCGGGGCTCTGGATGCTCGGCGGACTCGGCGACCTCTTCGAGCCGTACCTCCCGGCCGTCTGGATGACGACCGTGTTCGGCGGCGATGGCATGACGGTCTTCGGCGTCGAGGGCCATCAGGGACTGCTCTACTACGTCATGGTCGGCGTCGCGGCGGTCCCCGCGCTCGTGCTGGCCGACACGATGGAGTGGGAGGAATTGGTCGACATCGACTGGGGGACGCTGTTGCTGTTCGGCGGCGGGATCTCCCTCGCGAACGCGCTGGCGGACACGGGCGCGACGGAGTGGATCGCCGACACCGTGTTCGGCGGACTCGTCGGCGCTCCCATCGTCCTCGTCATCGGCGCGGTCGTGCTGGTAGTCATCTTCCTCACCGAAATGACCTCGAACTCCGCGACGACCAGTATCATCGTCCCCATTCTGATCAGCCTCGGGAGCGTCTTCTCGGCGACGCTCGGGCTGACCGACTTCTCGACCGCGCTTTTCCTCTCGGTCGCCGGCGCGATCGCCGCGAGCTTCGCTTTCGCGCTGCCGGTCGCGACGCCGCCCAACGCCATCGTCTTCGGCAGCGGGTACGTCAAGCAGCGCCACATGCTCCGGGCGGGGCTGGTCCTGAACGCGATCATGACGGTCGTGCTGACGGCCATGATCTGGTTCCTGTTTACCTTCGTCTGGCCGCACCTGCTCTGGTGACCCGCCTCGAGGGCAAGTGATTCGATATCGGGGCGTCTCGTCGTCGTGTGGGATCGAAGCTCTCGAGGCGTTCGCGGTGGGCTCTCGATCTGTTAGTAGCCCGTAACACGGGTGCGTTTCCGGAAATACGCTCGCAACCCAATCCGGAAATCGGGTCACGGCAGGGACGGACCGAGCAAGTAGTACCATGAGGCCACGAATATCTTTTTTATTTGATATAGGTATATACGCCCGATTGTGATACGACGGCGTATGGAACCCAGCGTCGAACGCCGGTGTCACGTGTTGATCGGCAGTTCACTGGTACTACTCACGATCGGTATCGGATACTGCGTCGTCGTTGGAACTTGTTTGGCCGACTTTCTGGTAGTGATCGCGGGACTCTTTCTCGGTTGGGTAGGGTTGTTCTACTGCGTCGGTAACTCCTCCATCTGGGGGACGTGACACTACCGCGACTGACCTGACAGCGCTCCCCGACAATCCACTGTCGTCCGGTACGTACCGTGGTCTTGACTCCTCGGGAACTCACTGCGCTGTCTCGACAGCAGTCGGACGACCGGTGAAACGACTCTCGGTCGCTCGAGTCGTGACCGCGATACTGCCCCGATACGGTCTGCTGTACCGATGTCCCAGTGGGACCCAGGGCGGGTCGCGGTCCTACCGACAACGACGTACAGTCGACCGCATGAGTTGGAGCAGTCTGCGGACGGAGCGAGTGTCGACGACCACGCGAAACTCCCGCGAGCCGTCCCGCGCGATGTCAGAACGCGAGCGCGTCTACGAGGATCGCGACCAGCACGGCCCCGAGGAAGGCGTTCGAGGCGTGGAACGATCGGAACGCGGCGGCCTCGGTCTGCTCGAAGTGGAGCCGCACGGCGGCCCAGAGGAAGAGGCCACCGAAGACGACGACTGTCCCGGCATACAGCGCGCCGAGGTCGGTGATCCAGGCCAGGGCGATCGTACTCACGAGCGTCGCGGCGATGTAGTAGATGATCTGCTTTCGGGTCTCCGTCTCGCCGCGGACGACCGGCATCATCGGGAAGCCGCCGCGAGCGTAGTCGTCCTTGTAAGCCAGCGCGAGGTTGTAGAAGTGCGCCGGCGTCCACAGGAAGATGACCGCCGCGAGCGCGAGGCCGGGCCAGCCGATCTCGTTGGTCACGGCGGCCCAGCCGATCAGCGCGGGCAGTGCCCCCGCAGCGCCGCCGATGACAGTGTTCTGGACGGTGTTCGGCTTGAGCAGTAGCGTGTAGACGACGCTGTAAAACAGGATCGCGGCCAGACCGAGCGCCGCTGCCAGCCGGTTGATCGTCAGGAAGGCCGCCAGCGACAGCCCGGTCAGCGCGAGTCCGAAGGCCAGCGCGTTCCGGACCGGAATCAGGTCCACCGCGAGCGGTCGCTCGGCGGTCCGGGACATCTTCTGGTCGACGTCGCGCTCGAGGACGTGGTTGAACGTCCCGCTGGCACCGATCGCGAGGACGCCGCCACCGAGCGTCGCGACGATCGTGTCCGTCTCGAGGCCGGGGCCGGCGGCCAGGGCCATCCCGGCGGCGGCGACCAGACAGAGCAGCCACATCAGGCGCGGCTTCATCATCTGGAAGTATGCGAAGGCGGTCAGTCGGGCGCGGGCCAGGCGACTCGAGGGGAGCGTGCGCTCGCTCGCTGTCGGGATCGACTCCTCGAGCGGTTCGGGCGAGTCGATGCCGTCCTCGTCCTCGCTCCCGGTCGCGATCTCTAAGTCCCAGGCGAGCGCGAGGACGACCGCCGAGAAGATGACGAGTCCGAGTCCGAGGTGGAGGCCGGGGACGATCGCGGCGGGGCCGATCGTCGCGGTGACGGCACCGACGCCGACCTGAACGACGTAGAGGAGGGCTGCGACGGTGAGCGTCGTTCGGACGCGGCTCGAGGCGTCACCGAAGACGGCGGCGACGGCCGTTCCGGCCACGAGCAGGCCGACGACGACGGCCGCGAGTCGGTGGGTCCACGCGATCGCAAGTTCGGTCTGGCTCAGCGGGTCGACCGGCGCGTGACAGGTCGGCCACGTCGAACACGACGCGGCGGCGTTCGTCAGCGACGTCGTCGCGCCGACGATGAGGAGGAGGTACACGCCCAGCGCGGTCGCTGCGAGCAGTGCGGAAAAGCGGCGTCGCGTGCCGACGGGGCGGGGAAACGACTCTGTTGCCACGGCTATTCTCGTCTACACCGTTCGACTCCGCGTATTTAGGGCTCCCGCTTTTTCCCGTGGTAGGATACCGGTACCGGTTACGTCAGTCGACCGGACAGTCCGTGAGAATCGACCGAAAACGCATACCACGGGTCGTCGTAGCCACCGCCGTGTCGGGCGACTCGAGCGATCGCACGCCGACGGGCGAGAGCGCCACCAGCGGTGCAACGGCGGTCACCGAACCCGCAGTCGACGCGCCCGAGGACGTCGCGAGCGACGGCGACCTGCCCGCGCGCTGTCCGTACTGCGGGCGGCCGTTTCAGCGGGTCCGCTACGAGCGACTCCACCGCGGTCGCGCCCACTCCGAGCGGCTTTCGGACCGGGAGCGGGCGGTCCTCGAGCGGGCCCGCCGCGAGGAAGGCAACGCGATGCGGCGCGTCCGGCTGTACGCCGTCGGCGCGGTCGTCGTCATTTACTTCGGCCTGCTGATCGTTGCGGCGTTCGTCGTCTGATCCGGCGTTCGCCGTCTACTCCCGGCCCCGTTGCCGGTCCGTTCACATTCCCATATCCTCGGCGGCCTCGGGGACCGGCAGGTCGTGGGGCGAAACGCCGAGCAGTTCGCCGGCGTGATCCAGCGCCATGTCGAACCCGTAGTAGCGCTCGAGTTCGTCGCCGTCGGCCGTCGGCCGAACCTTCAACATGGCGTAGCCCTCGACGTTCTGTGCGATCGCCGCCGTGGCGCTCGAGTCGGCCCCGGCCTCGCGCTCGAACGACAGGATCCGTTCGGTCTCGGTCTCGTCGTAGGTCGCCGCGATCCCGTTGGCTTCGGCGGTCCGTTGGTCGGTCATGGGCGACAGTGGGGAATCGATCACCGGGAAGCTGTCGGTTCCGGACGACCCCGCCGGGAGGGCCGAACATCGATACCGATTTTTCGGTCGCCTTCGAGATACGGGCCGTGAACCGAGCGGATGCCGCCACGGCCCGTCGCCCGCTCGCGACGTTTCGACTCACTCGGGCGGTCGCCCTCCAGTGGCTCGTCGTCTCCGCAGCGGGGTTTTTCGGCGCGGTCTACGCGTTCGCCCGCGTCCTCGCCCGACTCCGCGGGATCGCCCTCGAGCCGATCGTGATCGCGCCGTCGTCGCCGCCGACGATCCTCGTCTGGCTGGCCGTCTCCGTCGGCCTGCTCGTCGTCGTGGTCGTCCCCCACGAGCTGCTGCACGGCCTCTTTCTGGCCCGCTACGGCGGTTCGCCGCGCTACGGCGTCGGCGTCTCCCACTTCGTCCTCCCCTACGCCTACGCCGAGACCGACGGCTCGAGCTACACCCGCAACCAGTTGCTGGTCGCCCTGCTCGCGCCGTTTACCGTGATCACCGCCGTCGGCCTCGCCGCGATGGTCGTCTACCCGTCACCGCTGCTGGTCGTCCCGCTAGCGGCGAACGCGGCCGGCTCGATCGGCGACCTCTGGATGGCCGCGGTCCTCTGTCAGTACCCCGCCGACGTCCGCGTCGGCGATCCGCCCGGCGGCGTGCAGGGCTTCGGCATCTACGGGACGGACGTGGGCGCGAGCGACCGGCTGCCCGGCGCGCGCCTCCTCTCGCGCTTTGTGACCGGGAGCGTCGGGACCCTCGCCGCGGTCGTGACCTACGCGCTGGTGGCCGTCTTGCTCTCGCTGGCCTTCGGCTCCGGCGACGTCGTCCTCGGCGACCCCGACCGGGGCTGGCTGCTCGTCCGCCACGACCGCCGCCCCGACGGGAGCGCCCTCCTCGAGATCGGCGATCGAGCCATGCTCGGGACGGCGGCCCTCGGCGGACTGGCGTGGACTGTCGTGGCGACGCTGTGGCGACGCCTCGAGCGCGGCGGCGAGTGAGTCCCCGAACCGTAACGCTCGAGCCCGTTCCCGACCCAGACCACGCCATGACCAAGTGGCTCCACAGCGGCCGCCGCCGGGACATCTGTTTCCTGCTCACCGCGGCCGCGGACGGCGAACTGCGCGGTCAGCAGCTGAAAACGCGCCTCGAGTCCCACTACGACGACCGGCTCGAGCCCAAGTCGTTCTACGGCTCGCTGTCGGCGCTGGTCGACGCGGGCGTCGTCGAGAAGCGAACCGAGGGACTGCACGACGTCTACGCGCTGACAGATGGCGGGGAGCAGCGAGTGCGGGACCACTACGACTGGGTCGGAGACTGTCTCGAAAACGAGTGACGAGGCGAAGTCGGCGACGGCCGGCCGCTACTCCTCAAGCAGTTGGTCGCCGATCGTGTTGCGCAGCACTTCGCTGGTGCCCTCGTAGATCTCGTTGAGTTTGGCGTCGCGGTAGAACCGCTGGGCGGCGAAGTCCTTGGTGTAGCCGTAGCCGCCGTGGATCTGGATGCCCTCGTTGGCGACCTCGCGGCTGACTTCGGAGGCGTAGAGCTTGGCCTGGGAGGCGTCTTTGATGTAGTCCTCGCCGCGGATCTTCTTGTCGGCGGCCTTGTGCATGAGCATCTTCGCGGCCTGGATCTTGGTGTCCATGTCCGCCAGCTTGTGCTTGATCGACTGGAACTCGCCGATCGGCTGGCCGAACTGCTCGCGCTCGGTGGCGTAGTCCCGTGCCTCCTCGAAGGCCGCGCGGGCGATACCGACGCCGCGGGCGGCGATCGTGATCCGACCGCCGTTGAGCGTCTTCAGCGCGTGGACGAAGCCGTCACCTTCCTCGCCGAGCCGGCGCGATTCCGGGATCCGGAGGTCGTCGAACCGGAGTTCGGCGGTCGGACAGCCCTTGTCGCCGAGTTTGTCCTCGGTGCCCTCGACGATGAAGCCGTCGTCCTCCTCGGGGCGGACGATAAAGGAGGAGATGCCCTTGTTGCCCGCGTCGGGATCGGTCTTCGCAAAGAGCGTGACCGTGTCCGCCACGGAGCCGTTCGAGATCCAGAGCTTGCCGCCGTTGATGACGTACTCGTCGCCGTCTTTCTCGGCGGTCGTCTCCATGGCCGGCACGTCGCTGCCCGCGCCGGCCTCCGAGAGCGCGAACGCCCCGATGTCCTCGCCCGCCGCGACGGGGGTCAGGTACTCCTCCTTCTGGGACTCGTCGCCGAACTCGTAGAGCATGTTGCCCGCCAGCGAGGTGTGGGCGGCGACGATCGTTCCGAGCCCCCCAGAGCCGCGCGAGATCTCCTCGAGCCCGATCGCGTAGGAGTGATAGTCCAGGCCGGCACCGCCGTACTCCTCGGGGAAGGGCATCCCCATCAGCCCCAGTTCGGCCATCTGGTCGACGAGGTCCTGTGGGAACTCGTCGTCGTGGTCGATCTCCTCGGCGACGGGGACGACCTCCTCGTCGACGAACTCCGACACCATGTCCCGGATCTGTTGCTGCTCAGCCGAGAGTGCAAAGTCCATACCCGATATTAGGAATCGTGATTCTTTACTGTTCTCTCTTCGCGCTATCGTGTCCCTTTGTACCACGATAGGACACGTTATGAAGGAGCGTCTCAGCCAGCAGTGGTCGACGACGAACCGTACTCGCTCCCGGTACGAGCACGGAGCGCAAAAAATCGGCAGCCGATCGCCTCAGTTCTCGTCCGGCGCGGCGTCTTCCGGAACCTGCCCCTCGACGAGGGACTGGTCGGCGTACTCCTCGCGGATGTCCTTCTTCGAGAACTTGCCCGTCGCCGTCTTGGGCACTTCCTTGATGAACTCGATCTCGTCCGGGAGCCACCACTTGGGGTACTCGTCGGCGAGCATCTCGTTGACTTCGGAGACGAGGGCGTCCCGGTCGGCACCCTCGGCAGGAACGACGAACGCGACCGGTCGTTCCTGCCAGCGCTCGTGGGGCACGCCGACGACGGCCGCCTCGGCGACGCCGTCGTGGGCCATGATCGCGTTCTCGAGTTCGACCGAGGAGATCCACTCGCCGCCGGACTTGATCACGTCCTTCTCGCGGTCGACGATCTTGATGTAGCCGTCCTCGTCGACGGTGACGACGTCGCCGGTCTTGAGCCAGCCGTCCTCGAAGTCCTCCTCGTTGGCCTCGGGGCGCTTGAAGTACTCCGTCGTCACCCACGGCCCGCGGATCCACAGTTCGCCGAACTCCTGTCCGTTCCACTCGATCTCCTCGCCGTCGTCGTCGATGACCTTGAACTCGAGGCCGGGAACGACCAGCCCTTGCTTGCCGCGCTTTTCGACCTGCGTGTCGTAGTCCGCGTTCCGCAGGTCGGACTTGAGGTGAGAGACCGCGCCGATCGGCGCCATCTCGGTCATCCCCCAGGCGTGAAGCACCTCGACGCCCTGCGTGTCGAACCACTCGATCATCGATTTCGGTGCCGCCGAGCCGCCGACGATGACGGTATCCAGCGTCGAGAGGTCGACGTCGTTCTCCGAGCAGTACTCCATCAGCCCCAGCCAGACGGTCGGGACGCCCGCGCTGATCGTCACGCCCTCGTTTTCGATGAGGCTCGCGAGGTCTTCGGGCTCGGGAGAGGGACCGGGGAAGACCTGTTTGGCCCCGCCGGCGGTCGCCGTAAACGGCATCCCCCAGGCGTTGACGTGGAACATCGGCACCACGGGCATGACGACGTC containing:
- a CDS encoding SLC13 family permease; the encoded protein is MTGQYALATMFFAGFLWVTGALPLAVTALTIPVLLTGTGVYDSMDAALVGFADHIIFLFLAGFMLANGIQKYDIDRRIALYSIAKMGSSPRRLIFAIMVVTAVLSMWVSNTATAAMMMPIAVGVLSQVLDRDDLASSDERSRESDAAETVADGGDLESTAAFTNLQISMLLGTAYAASVGGVGTIIGTPPNAILVGQLDAILDYEVGFADWFLVGFPIVVVTLPLIWFLLTYVLYPPEVPDVERARATAREQLEAEGELDPRGKRVAAIFAVTAGLWMLGGLGDLFEPYLPAVWMTTVFGGDGMTVFGVEGHQGLLYYVMVGVAAVPALVLADTMEWEELVDIDWGTLLLFGGGISLANALADTGATEWIADTVFGGLVGAPIVLVIGAVVLVVIFLTEMTSNSATTSIIVPILISLGSVFSATLGLTDFSTALFLSVAGAIAASFAFALPVATPPNAIVFGSGYVKQRHMLRAGLVLNAIMTVVLTAMIWFLFTFVWPHLLW
- a CDS encoding heme o synthase, with protein sequence MATESFPRPVGTRRRFSALLAATALGVYLLLIVGATTSLTNAAASCSTWPTCHAPVDPLSQTELAIAWTHRLAAVVVGLLVAGTAVAAVFGDASSRVRTTLTVAALLYVVQVGVGAVTATIGPAAIVPGLHLGLGLVIFSAVVLALAWDLEIATGSEDEDGIDSPEPLEESIPTASERTLPSSRLARARLTAFAYFQMMKPRLMWLLCLVAAAGMALAAGPGLETDTIVATLGGGVLAIGASGTFNHVLERDVDQKMSRTAERPLAVDLIPVRNALAFGLALTGLSLAAFLTINRLAAALGLAAILFYSVVYTLLLKPNTVQNTVIGGAAGALPALIGWAAVTNEIGWPGLALAAVIFLWTPAHFYNLALAYKDDYARGGFPMMPVVRGETETRKQIIYYIAATLVSTIALAWITDLGALYAGTVVVFGGLFLWAAVRLHFEQTEAAAFRSFHASNAFLGAVLVAILVDALAF
- a CDS encoding DUF7410 domain-containing protein, which translates into the protein MSGDSSDRTPTGESATSGATAVTEPAVDAPEDVASDGDLPARCPYCGRPFQRVRYERLHRGRAHSERLSDRERAVLERARREEGNAMRRVRLYAVGAVVVIYFGLLIVAAFVV
- a CDS encoding DUF7111 family protein; translated protein: MTDQRTAEANGIAATYDETETERILSFEREAGADSSATAAIAQNVEGYAMLKVRPTADGDELERYYGFDMALDHAGELLGVSPHDLPVPEAAEDMGM
- a CDS encoding DUF3267 domain-containing protein, which translates into the protein MNRADAATARRPLATFRLTRAVALQWLVVSAAGFFGAVYAFARVLARLRGIALEPIVIAPSSPPTILVWLAVSVGLLVVVVVPHELLHGLFLARYGGSPRYGVGVSHFVLPYAYAETDGSSYTRNQLLVALLAPFTVITAVGLAAMVVYPSPLLVVPLAANAAGSIGDLWMAAVLCQYPADVRVGDPPGGVQGFGIYGTDVGASDRLPGARLLSRFVTGSVGTLAAVVTYALVAVLLSLAFGSGDVVLGDPDRGWLLVRHDRRPDGSALLEIGDRAMLGTAALGGLAWTVVATLWRRLERGGE
- a CDS encoding PadR family transcriptional regulator; the protein is MTKWLHSGRRRDICFLLTAAADGELRGQQLKTRLESHYDDRLEPKSFYGSLSALVDAGVVEKRTEGLHDVYALTDGGEQRVRDHYDWVGDCLENE
- a CDS encoding acyl-CoA dehydrogenase, producing MDFALSAEQQQIRDMVSEFVDEEVVPVAEEIDHDDEFPQDLVDQMAELGLMGMPFPEEYGGAGLDYHSYAIGLEEISRGSGGLGTIVAAHTSLAGNMLYEFGDESQKEEYLTPVAAGEDIGAFALSEAGAGSDVPAMETTAEKDGDEYVINGGKLWISNGSVADTVTLFAKTDPDAGNKGISSFIVRPEEDDGFIVEGTEDKLGDKGCPTAELRFDDLRIPESRRLGEEGDGFVHALKTLNGGRITIAARGVGIARAAFEEARDYATEREQFGQPIGEFQSIKHKLADMDTKIQAAKMLMHKAADKKIRGEDYIKDASQAKLYASEVSREVANEGIQIHGGYGYTKDFAAQRFYRDAKLNEIYEGTSEVLRNTIGDQLLEE
- a CDS encoding long-chain fatty acid--CoA ligase, with the translated sequence MPAGTDQTLRPFLWRASKLYSETEIVSRNHDGMQRYTYGEYEDRTSQLANALDEYGIEEGDRVGTFCWNHSRHFETYFAVPSIGAQLHTINPLLPDAHVQYIVDNADDELIFVDQSLAPKLAGAVADADDEFDGVDFVVMGSEESDDLEATPYESFIDGHETDYDWPDVDEEQPAGMCYTSGTTGNPKGVEYTQQMLWSHTMASQTPQGIPMADDDVVMPVVPMFHVNAWGMPFTATAGGAKQVFPGPSPEPEDLASLIENEGVTISAGVPTVWLGLMEYCSENDVDLSTLDTVIVGGSAAPKSMIEWFDTQGVEVLHAWGMTEMAPIGAVSHLKSDLRNADYDTQVEKRGKQGLVVPGLEFKVIDDDGEEIEWNGQEFGELWIRGPWVTTEYFKRPEANEEDFEDGWLKTGDVVTVDEDGYIKIVDREKDVIKSGGEWISSVELENAIMAHDGVAEAAVVGVPHERWQERPVAFVVPAEGADRDALVSEVNEMLADEYPKWWLPDEIEFIKEVPKTATGKFSKKDIREEYADQSLVEGQVPEDAAPDEN